AGACTTGAGCATGGCACTCCCAGGCCAGCTAACCAGGAGGAAAGTTACTAAGGCATAAGGGTGCTAGAGACTGAGGTGCCATGTGGTTGATAAAAGGCGCTATATTTCTTAATCCACAGCTACatagtcttgttatttcattatttacttTCTTATTGCAGCGTCTGTGTGATGCTAGTAATATCACCAAGCAAATAAAAAGAGGTGAAATACAATTCGATCAGCTGAAAATGTGACTGGGAGGCTGGAGCTCCAACTGGGCATTTTCCTTGGCCTCTGTCCCACAATGCATTTCAGCACCGAGCCCAGAGGAAAAGCTGAGCTAACAGAGAAAAAGACCCCAGCGGGCCGATGGGCTGCACGTGGGGCTGGGAAGAGCGGGGGGCTACTAGCCAACCACCTGCCCCCTGACTCCAACCCAGCTGGGAGAACCCAGCTCAAATATGTGTATGCACCCCTGTGTGCAAGCCCACTTAGGGTAGGGGGGGGTCCCAGCATCTGGAGCCCAGCTGTGAAACATCATGGATCTTAAATCAGCGCTGGCTGCTCGCCactgaaatgccccccccccaaacagaccCCCTTTGGCGTGTACATGTTTCATAGAGCGCAGGGGGACCTGGTCGCTGGAGAAACTCTGCACTGTGCCGTGAAGGTTTACCGCTTGCTGGAATAAGGAATATCCTCCGGTACCGGGAAAAAGTGGGAGGCGCCTATGGCCACAATACCACAAACTTAAAGAAGCGTCTGGGGGAAATCTGCGAGGAGACCCGGGACCCCCCCATGCTAGTCTACGTGAGAGGGAATGAGGGGAGGGAGCTTTCATTcgaacccccccacacacacacactcatcagAAGTGCATTCCCAGCACCCACAGTTACTCATCAGTATTCTGTGGTCCCGCTCCCTCCAGCCggtcgccccccccctcccccagttcaCTGAATAGTCATTATAGCTCCACCAGTAATATTTTAGACTGCGTGGGACTGAAAGCATTCTGGCCGTCAGAAATGGCCACGTCATGGAAATATGAAATGAAACAGGCCGGACTGAGACAGTTGGCCCCGTATCACGCCTTCCGAAACGGTGTAGCTAATGGAGCCGTACTCCGTCATCGTGTGTAAacctgacaccccccccacgCACCGACTGATATTATCCGTCATTTCCCGTAGCCAGCTCAGTCTGGGTTTTGCTATTCTCACACTTTGGAGTTGTCCGAAGTTGTCCACTGTCCATAACACAGTGAGCTCTGCCCTGCAAGAGGAGGGGGGCGTATCATTTCCTACTGTTTGATtaaatgggtggggggggggggggggagtgtttgCTGAGCTTACTTTCATTATGAGACACCTGGCTATCATgatgttttctgtgcacaaagacCGCAGAACACCTGCCCCCGTAAGGGTAGACGCTCCACCCCATCGCCAGACCTGCAGCTAATAGCCCCCATACCCCCAGGGGTGCAGAAAGCTGACCTCCCACTTCTCAATTCCAGCCTTGCTCCACCCACCACTGCCTTTacaggaaggtgggggggggaattccACTCTATGCTCACGGGCATTCCCCAGCCACTCAAGGTGCACACCTGCCCTTTCATTTAAGGCACAGATCAGTGCAACATGTAATGTTTAATgatgcatatatattttttgttaaacCTGTCTGTCGACACTTTAGGGCGGTAAACCCAAACTGAAAGTCTGGCTCAGGGTATCCATGGCGTCGTGACGATAACGGAGATGAAAGTGTGGGCCGGTCCCTGTACATACAGGCCTCAGCCGCATCCAGGGCTGTTGCCACGGTCGACCAACAACACAAcaaagtaggggggggggggaaacaccaCACAACACAGCTTTTGGTCAAGATTACCAGGCTtatcttttattgaaaaataaagCCATTATTCGAAAGtgaaaagtaaatataaatCTTTACGTTTTAGTGtgaagaaagaaataagaatttCAGAACAGAGCAGAGGCAGAAGAATCACcagcctaaccctaaacctggcATCTGCTTTTCTTCATGTTCTGCTTAACCATCTGCACCACTGGCTTTAATCACAGGCCCCTTATTCCCAGGTGACCCAGCATCCTTGTGCCAAAGGCAGCAGACGACCCCTTAGCGAGCAAAGGCATGGCGCGTGGCCCAAGATGCAAGGCCTTTGTGTCCATCATGTGGTCTGACAGAGAGAAGGaagccccacagaggctgcatCTGCATCTCACACACTGTGGAGCCTGATATGGGTGACCATTAAAACAATAGACTAGGGTTTAATTTGTGTGAAACAGAGTAGTTTATGGAGCAGTTTCTACTGGCTGATCCAAGGCTCCCAAAACAGCGTTAGCTAAGCTAAGCTAACACTGAACATGTGTATTGGCGGTTCTCTTGATGCCATCTACAAATCAACTCACATTAACAACCCAGAAGTAGAAGACTGAACATTTGGCACATTAGCATCTCACTTCAAACTCAGAGTCCAAGCGATGTTAAGTTCTGGGCCTCCAACACCCAAGGGTCAGGCAACCTCTGAAACCACTACTTTTCACGTTCCAAGAACTCTCGTTTATCATCGCAGGTTGATGACCTCATAGGCTAATTATCCATTAGAAAAGAATGCTTACAAAAACACCCCCAGTTTCCCCGCTGCGTGTGGTTAGGAAGGACAAGCCAGCACCTTCAAGCAAGACCCAAAGCATGCCAAGTGGTAGGAAGAGAGGAACTCCGTGTTCTTTTACAGTGGCATCTAGACAGACATCTCTCCATCCAACGTGACTCTATCCTTCTACAAACCTGCCAATCCTTCTCCGCCCTGCGGTGACAAGGTTGGGTCCTCAACTGGCAGGTCAATGCACCAACACAAGCCCAACGCAGAGATGCCAATACGACATTCCAGACGTTCCCATTACAGTCAGTCAGTGATACATAGGTTCTAAATATATGTcgctaaaaaaacacacacatttaacaGAGGGAGCGTTAATGTCTATTTATATGGGGAAAATAAAACCGAGAAACGTgaaacgatacattcaactacACGTAGAACTTGTAGAAAATCGAATTAGTGTCTTAGAGTCTTTTCAGCTACAGGTCAGTATTACGTCGACAGCAGCTGCCAGGGTCTGACCCAAGACCAGGTGGTCCAGTGGACAGACCCAAAACAGCCACAGGTACAGAAATTAACCTCAGATCCAGCTTACAGCACCAAAACCATAAAAGGATGGAGCTGAAGACACCACTCAAGTACCACAGCTGACAAAAAAGTAAAATCAAAAattacactgacactgtctcgtCTTCCATTAGAAGTAGTAGCTAGTTGCTGAATGACACCCCAGCTACACCTGACCAAAGACTCAAATTCCCATAATGCAACACATCCACACAGCTCATCCCACTGGATAGTCAAGCTGAATAACTGCATAAAATGGTAATAAATGTATATTCTTCAGATGAATGCTCGCACAAACCCAAAAGTAtcccacagtttttttttaaagtagcaTCCATTTTGGAGGAAAAACGCACAATCCTTTCCCTGGGATTGTGGGAAACTGCCGGTCACCCTGTGACTGACATCTGCCTCGGACATGATGGCTCTGGGACAGGCCAAATGACGTGGTCCGTCATCAGGTTGACGCCGTTGAAACATCCAGTTGTAGAGGGTCGGTCCTTAGAGCATCACCGTCACGCAAGTGTTCATGAAACCAGGGACGCAATGTTATCAACATCCTCGatggaaaaatatgaaaaatgtacAAACTCAAAGTCGAACATTCACTGTCTAAAACAAGGAAAATTCAAATGCTTGTTATAGTCAATAAGAGGCTTGCAGGACTGGTCCTATTTAAGTCAGACAATGATCCCCACCATACAGTTGAATGACTAGCAGCTGCAGCTGTCAGGGGGAAAAACAAGGCAGATGGTGTGATAAGGGTTTGTTTTTATAGAGCAGGAGAATTCTCCAGATGAAGGGGGACTGGGGCTGGAGTTTGGAAtggtctgctttgggaactcTAAGCTTCATACTATACCAGCATGCCTTAAACGCTGCTaagttctgtcattttaagaaaaaaaatccaatggCACTTTAGTCTTCCCCCTTTAAACACGAATTTCATCGTCGTCCTCATCCATGAAAGAAAAGTCCTTCTCATCCTCCCCCCGTGGTGAGCTAAACTTGGCACTATCTGTGTCACCCCCTTGCGAGAGGCCCAGTGGTTTCTCCTCCAGGGCAGCCGAGCCCGAGCTGGAGATGGAGCAGCTGTCGAGGTGCCGGTGGTACTTGGGCCGTGGCTCGGGCGTGTAGGGACCCGGGTCATGGTTCTCCACATCCTGGGCACGTGGTGGGCGGAGTGGAGGCTCGggaagctcctccacctcaccATCTTCAGCATCTGCCCGAAGGCCGAGCGGGGATGGTGATGCATGCCCCTCACTGCTCTTCCCTTCCTCATAGCCAAGGTCGTCATCATCCCAGCCTTTCTTGTCCATCACACTGAGAATGTCCCCGAGCATCGAAGGGCCCAGGTCAACGTGGAAGGACATGATGGACTCTGCGTGCTTCATGCCCCCACGACCGAAGCCAGTGGACGGGGGCAGTTCTGTCAGCTCACCGAAGCGCCGCTCATCCAGCTCCAAATCGGGTACCTTGGAGGCTACCGCCCCATTCAGGGGCCTGTTGTCGACTTCCGGTAGATTCTTCAATGGGGTGGAGGAGAGGCTCTTAGGCACCTGGATTCTGCTGTCCCCACCCTCATCGGCAAGATAGGGCAAAGATACAGCATTTTTCACCAAACAATCTTCCGGGGATGCCGGCGCTTGCTCCTGCTTGTCGGCCCGGTTGACGGACTGCGAGCGCTTGCTGCTGCGGAAGGTGCGAGACAACAGGCCTGGCTTAGACCCGGGGGAGCTGGGCTGGGCCCGGCCGTTCTGAGGGGGCTCCCCAGTTCGTGTGCTGAGAAAGGAGGTGTCCCCAAAGGCATCGCCACCCCGACCCACGTGCATGGTGTGCCGGAAGTCACCGAGAGGGGCGCTGATCATCTCCGCTGTTAGGTCCGCCCTTGAGCGGCGCTTGGACTGGGATGAGCCAGAAACCAACTGCTTCAAGATGGGCATTTTGGCGGCTTTGGAGAAAACCCCAAAGAACTAACAATAGGGGTCGGACCGGAGAGCAAGTGGCAGATGAGTAACAGCCAAAGCTTCAGAGTGAGAGGAGTTGAGTTCAGGTCAAAGGGCACACGAATCCAGGTGGCCTGACATCAAAGCCATTGCAGGCCTCTGCAGAAAACAGCAGCCGTCTTTGGTCACGCACACGTGCGGCACCACCTAGGAGGAAGAGGACaacaatacacattaaaaatgaCTCATTTCAGTGCTACGACGGCAAAACAGGCAAACTGTTCTCCGGATTCCACAAAACCAGACATTCCTCCCAAGCAGTAAAGTTAGAAATAGGGGCTATTTTATATTTTCCAGACACGGATCCTTCGGAAAGGAAGGCATCAagccagggccagagacacatacagaccTGCCTCTTCAGCAAGTACCCAATGATCATCACCAACAGTCATCAAGGCTGGAGGACCTACTAGGCTTCTTTAGAATATCTTGGGAATTGAGACTCCTTCCTCATTTTCTTAATCGGAGCCAGAAAGGCTTCCTTAGGAGTCCTCCGCAAAGGATTCAGGCGACATCCCTCTGTCGTGGAGGACTATCAGCTAAATCTGTGGCAATTCCTAACAGTCTATATTCTACCCAAAGAGATAAATCACTGCTAAGCCTTGGGCAGGGTCATCTGCAGAGTGCTCACAGCCAGCCGCTTCGATTCCCACGAGTTCAGACAGGCGCCCTGTGTGTTACGGGCACTCTCCCTATCAACCCTTTACAAAAATCTCAAGTGGTCATGAAATGTTGAAGTCTATGATCttaaaggggggagggggggtgattcCAGCATCCCTGGTGCTCAGTCACACTGGAGGCCTGAGTCTGGGTGATTTCATCCCACAAACGCTCGCTGATCAGCCTGCCTTGCTGACGTCACCCCCAAACATTTGCATCCCCTCCGCGACATGGGAGCGCTCCATTGAAAAGGCAGCCGTTGTGGGGAAGAACAGAGGGACACTTGATGGATGACAGGCCGAGCCAGATTCAAAGGACCGCCTGTTCCCTGTGAGGAATTTGAGTCTCTGGTCTGTTGTACCGTAACTCTGTCTAATGTCCCAGCAatctgcatctgaaaatgcacCCACAGAATGAACCCCCGTTTATAAAGAAAGAAATGTCGCAGAAAGGAGAAACACCGTGAATTAATGAATTGTCGCACAGACTACGTCACAGGCAGAGCAGTAGTGCTCATTCAAAGTATTGCTACCCACTGCATCTCGGTCTCCCATAACGACAGGAATGGGATTTTGgctattaaaaaatgtaaacaacaGGTCCAGTTCATTGTAACATTTTCTATCCAATAACACTGATTTCTAACCACCTGACCTCCCTGTCAGCAGATGGCACTACAGAGCTGAAGCTAGAGATTTGCACGATCTTCCTGCCTCCCACCGAGCATAAAGGGATTAGCCATCCAAATAAATGTCTGCTAGCCCCAGCAAGTCTTTCAGCAAATAGTGATGTTAGCCCCacttatgatgttgctctgtctttgtcctgctctgtgctgcaccatggtcctggaggaacgttctctcatttctctatatactgtgtgtatggttgaaatgacaataaaacctacttgacttgacttgaaatTCTGAAACAGCTtaggtgcccccccctcccttccagTGCTATTGAGTGCTAACTAGCCCATTTGCACAGCTAAAACCCAACTGGGAGACCATCCTGTATAAACCATCTTGtgtaaaccagcaaactttgccTGTCTATAAAATGGTGTAAAATATGGATCAATACACACTGTAATACATGTAGAAATCCAATCcctacagtacagggcacattacagtacagaaccatgatTTAATTCCTATTCTCCTTGTAAATCACCACATCAATAATATATGGTTCATATCAAGAACAAACGGCCGGTTCAGCTTAGCAAACTGGATGGACTCATGGAAATTATGCAACTGGTAGTAATGGTAAGACAAACCAAGCAGCTGCTGCCAGGTCAGATGTTCCACTTGTGTGTTGACTGTGAAACAGGAAGCAGATCTAGTTTGCTCAGAGTCCAGCGGACATCCACGTCAGCCCAAAGTCCACAGCGAGGAGGGGAGGAACACTTCCCTTTTACAGAGGATGAGTTTATATGGCTAATTGCCCGAGTTGCCCACGAGAGCGCAACACAGGCCAAGTGAACGTGGTTTCGGGTTTCCTCCGCATTGGGCGTCGACGGCCAACCTTTTCAAATGAGTGAAATGCCCAGGAGAACCACCTGGGACAGATGATAAAAAATCTAAAAGAAGAGCAGGGGGATGGCTGGTCCCGCATGAGACAAGGGGCTCTGTTAGTGTCAGGGGAGCAGACGGCTACCAGTACAGCCGCTTTACAAGACGAAACTCACAGGGCGTCGGACCGCAGTCCTCATAGTACGACAGCAGCAGGAAGCCTCCCAGGATCTAAGTTCAACGCCTACTGGCAACAAGGCTGGCTGGTTTCAGCACCTCCTGAGGCGTCAGACCGCCCAGCAGGTATCATTTACATGCCTTTGAAAGAGCTGCACCAGAACGAAGGTCACTGCAGTGCGCCTGAGGAGAACACAGGGGTCTTGCTTCTGGACAGGGGTTAGAACAATGCATGCAGTTTTCACACTGTAAAGGAACCCAAAAAGCTTAAAAAAAAGGTTAGCAAATTTCAGGAACGCAGATGTAATCACAGAAGTAACCCCATGCTACTCAAAGAGCATAACTGATGAATATAAGTGAACATTAAACGCTGCAAAGGAGGCAAAAAAGAAACCGGCGTCAGATAAGAGGACGAGCAAAGAGGAGCCTTTCATACCCCATCGCAGAAGACCCTCTGAGGGCCACACAGCCAAGGGCCACAGGCAGCCAAGGGCCACAGGCAGCCGAGAGCACAGGCAGCCGAGAGCACAGGCATATAATCACCAATGAATGAAGAACATGTACCCAGCCTGGCTGACGAATCCTAAGCTGACAGAAACTGACATAAACGGCCTTAAGGAGACCCATTCGCTCGTTTCGCTTCAGATGAAAGTCCAGCTAGAAGTTCAtttggaaaccccccccccccccccccccccgacgtgCATTCTGGGCTGTGAATGCTGACCATGGGAATGGGAGTGACCTGTATCCATAAATGGCATCTGCAAAACGAAAATGTGGAAGGATTAGCTGCTAAATTCCCCAAGCCTGGAATATCAGGTTACTGTTGGGTGACTGAAAAGCGAGATCCTGCTTCTAACTCACCTCAatttatgtaatgaaaatgtTATTTTGTGTCGAGTTATTACACCACTGTTACAGCGTGTGACAATGCGTTACGCAATACCGCTGCATCATATGACGAACATGCATTAAATTCTGCTTTTTGAGTTTTTACACAATGCTTTTTTATTACTTAATGTGTTGTTACGGCCCAAACAGAGGACCAGCCAACAGACTAGAGACGTCCAAGCTGGACTAAACAGCATCCTTGCTGATACAACACAGGTTCCAGCCACTTAACCCACCCCCACAGATAAAGCCGTTAGCATAGCCGTCCGAAACAGTATGCTAATCTGGGAGGAACCCCGGCAGACCGACAAAAGGCTAATTATCCAGCTATTAACCCACAGCCCCATTAGCATGTGGGCCCACATACACCtagataaggggggggggggtctcaacgCAGGCATGTTACAGCACAATGTCACTCCAGCAGGGGGTAACTGAACAGGGCAGAAGAACAGCTCCAACAAGTCCCACCAGTGCAGgaaggtgtgtttgtgtgcgtcatTGGGGGGGGTCAAGTTACATGGAGTTAGAACGTGAATATTTAATTCACTCGAATGTAAAATGAGCTTCACTTACATTCACTCTCACCCTGTGCCACATTGtgaagccccccgcccccccggttctcactcactcacactgaGATCACAAACTAATTAACGGGGGCTGACCGGCTGATGTCGCCCCCCAGCTGTGAATGCCATCGCTTGTCTGACACCTCTCCATCTATCCTACATTCtctagccgcccccccccccacacaccccactAGAGACAAAGGCTTCAAAgctcacacaccccccccccaccttaccCTGCCCCTTCACTCGCGTACCGGCACGTATTGAGTGTCTACAGCATACAGCTATGTTTGGCACTCATCTGGGATCAGCTTAGCCTTATACCCTCTTCTCAGTATTGTTCAGTCATGTGGCATTTCTGTTGAACCTCTCGTGTCCTCTACAGAGACCCACGTTCATCACCTACTTCCTGTCGTGGGTGTGGCCAAGGACCAGCTGTGTAAGACTGGGCTTCACCACTGTAAAAGGAACCTGCTTAGTCAGGCACCACCTTTTAAAAGGAGGATCTATTACCACATAGCAGTTAAAAACGACATGATTCCTGCACTTTCCTCTAGAACGGCAGCAAGGGACTGACCTCATGGCCCTTAGCTCACCCAATCAAAACAGGCCACAAGATTTCCTAGTAAGGGGACTGAAGGCGGTAGGGGCTGAaacaaagagagagaggagtACGAAACCTAAGGGTGCATCTCGGCGACACAGACGAGTGTGACAGAGTAAGGGCTGATCCGTCTTCCCTTTCAGATAGCACCCCTGTCCAGGTCTCGTTTGCAACCGGAACACTGTGTCCTGACCTTACGTAGCACTCCAAATCTTTATGGGCATCTAGATCACCCCACACTGCGGCCCTGACGCCGGGGTCTGGGGGCGGTGCCAAAAGCCCTGAGCTTTCATCATGCTGGCGCCAGGCCCCGAGACAGAACACCAAGCCGAAGGGTGACAACGAGACAAGCGACCCGCCTCCAGCACGCTACACCGCCCCTACATACACCTAGTTCCAGCAAATCTGGATGAGGGACCTGCCTGGTCCAGATACCCCCAGGGGAACTCCAGTCAGGGTGGCTGGCCAGGAATCTGGGTGGGCGGCATATAGGACCGAGTCATTCACCATCACGGGGAGCCGGTCTGTCCTCTCTACTCAGGAGGAATTCACAGGTGTGCCAGAGCGATGAGACAATGTGTCGGGTCTTTAATGACACTGCACCAGGACACTGCACTGCACCCTCTGCTGTCACAATGTGTCGGGTCTTTAATGACACTGCACTGCACCCTCTGCTGTCACAATGTGTCAGGTCTTTAATGACACTGCACTGCACCCTCTGCTGTCACAATGTGTCGGGTCTTTAATGACACTGCACCAAGACACCGCACTGCACACTCTGCTGTCACAATGTGTCGGGTCTTTAGTGACACtgccccgggacactgcactgCACCCTCTGCTGTCACAATGTGTCGGGTCTTTAGTGACACtgccccgggacactgcactgCGCACTCTGCTGTCAGTCCAGTTACCGCACTCAGCAGCATGGATCCCACACCACACTCCCAAGTACCGATCGCAGTCAGTCATCACTCACTTTCCCATCCTCCGCACGGGCACTCATATGAAGGACAGAAGACGAGATGCTCAAAGCATTGGACGCCTCTGCCATGCAGTGACCAGGCCGACCAAAATAAATGCCGAGTAAACAAACCTGATGAGCCACGGCAGAGACTCTCACACCCCCTGGATTCCTGTGGGCGGACGCAGGGTCTCGGTACCCAGACTGACCCAGCAGGCCTTCTGGCAGGAATTGCTGGCActggcacagacagacacacgacTCTGGGCCAGGTAGAGGAGGCCTGTGTTTCCAGGGGCCAATGTGCCCAAATGCAATTCGTATGGGCCAAGACTTTACACCACTAGCCTACGAGCATTGGGGGCACCCGTCTAAGCTCCCGAAGGGAACGCCTGTTTGACCAAATCCCTCACAGGCCATGCTGACCTGTATAGAAGGAGccgtaaaaataataatactgaaaaaaaacaggtcTTCGATGTAGGTTCTCATGCAGGTCTTACGCACACAAACTGCCTTACAAGACCTGTTCTGTACTGAGAATGCAGCAGGGCGCAACCTGGCATCTACTGCTGTATGACCAGTATAATGAAAGGACAGAATTTTTAACTGACATATTAGTCAATATCTATATTAAACTGCACAAAGCCTATTAAACATATTTACTTATTGATTCATTGTATATAGTTACATTCTGCTCAAGAacatgcacgcacacgcacacacacacacacacacacacacacgcgcgcacgcacacacacatacacacgcacacacacatacacacgcacacacacatacacacgcacacacacccttgGCCACTGATGGTATTGCCAAATCATGCTCCCTTTCCAGGAAACCTCTGCGGACTTTTAGTTCACAGGACACATGCTCCGAGCTGCAGAAGTGTG
The sequence above is a segment of the Brienomyrus brachyistius isolate T26 chromosome 5, BBRACH_0.4, whole genome shotgun sequence genome. Coding sequences within it:
- the cdc42ep4b gene encoding cdc42 effector protein 4, which encodes MPILKQLVSGSSQSKRRSRADLTAEMISAPLGDFRHTMHVGRGGDAFGDTSFLSTRTGEPPQNGRAQPSSPGSKPGLLSRTFRSSKRSQSVNRADKQEQAPASPEDCLVKNAVSLPYLADEGGDSRIQVPKSLSSTPLKNLPEVDNRPLNGAVASKVPDLELDERRFGELTELPPSTGFGRGGMKHAESIMSFHVDLGPSMLGDILSVMDKKGWDDDDLGYEEGKSSEGHASPSPLGLRADAEDGEVEELPEPPLRPPRAQDVENHDPGPYTPEPRPKYHRHLDSCSISSSGSAALEEKPLGLSQGGDTDSAKFSSPRGEDEKDFSFMDEDDDEIRV